The DNA sequence ACGCGATCTCGGGCTGGTAGCCGGCCTCGACGAGCGTCTCGAAGCCGTACTGGACGAGCTGCGACGTGCCACCGCACAGCACCGCCTGCTCGCCGAACAGATCGGTCTCGGTCTCTTCCGTGAACGTCGTCTTGATCACGCCGGCACGCGTGCCGCCGATCGCCTTCGCGTAGGACAGGGCGAGGTCCCACGCCTGACCCGATGCGTCACGCTCGACCGCGATGATGTCGGGGATGCCGCGGCCGGCGACGAACTCGCGGCGGACGGTGTGTCCGGGCGCCTTCGGGGCGACCAGGATCACGTCGACGCCCTCGGGCGCGTCGATGTAGCCGAAGCGGATGTTGAATCCGTGCGCGAACGCGAGCGTCTTGCCCTCGGTCAGCTTGTCCTTGATGCTGTCGGTGTAGATGCCGCGCTGGTGCTGGTCCGGAGCGAGGATCATGATGACGTCGGCCCACTCGGTCGCGTCGGCCACGCTCTTGACGGCGAAGCCGTCTTCCTCGGCCTTCGGAGCGGACTTCGAGCCCTCCTTCAGCGCGATGGCGACCTCGACGCCGGAGTCGCGGAGGTTCTGGGCGTGGGCGTGGCCCTGGGAGCCGTAGCCGACGATCGCGACCTTCTTGCCCTGGATGAGCGAGAGGTCGGCGTCGGCGTCGTAGAAGATCTCGGCCATGGGGTGTGTTTCTCCTTGTTTTTCTGGTTCTGGGGTCAGCCGCGCAGGACGCGCTCGGTGATGCTCTTGCCGCCGCGGCCGAGGGCGAGCAGGCCCGACTGCGCGAGCTCCTTGATCCCGAAGGGCTCCAGCGCCTTCAGGAACGCCTCGACCTTGCCCTTGTCCCCGGTGACCTCGATCACGAGGGCGTCCGGCGCGTAGTCGACGATGGACGCGCGGAACAGGTTCACGACTTCGAGGACGTTCGATCGCGACGCGTTGTCCGCGCGCACCTTCACGAGCACGTGCTCGCGCTGGACGGATGCGGATGCGTCGAGCTCGACGATCTTGATCACGTTGATGAGCTTGTTCAGCTGCTTGGTCACCTGCTCGAGCGGCAGCTGATCGACATCGACGACCACCGTGATGCGCGACAGGCCCGGCACCTCGGTGACGCCCACGGCGAGGGATTCGATGTTGAAGCCGCGGCGGGCGAAGAGCCCGGCGACACGGGTCAGCAGACCGGGCTTGTCCTCCACGAGGAGGCTCAGCACGTGCGTGGACATGGCTCAGGCCTCCTGATCGAACGCGGGCGAGTGGTCGCGGGCGTATTGGACGAAGCTGTTGCTGACACCCTGCGGGACCATCGGCCACACCATGGCATCCGCGCTCACGACGAAGTCGATCACGACGGGGCGGTCGTTCGTCTCGAGCGCGAGCTTGATCGCGGCATCCACATCCTCTTCGCGTTCCACGCGGATCGCGAGGCAGCCGTACGCCTCGGCGAGCTTGACGAAGTCGGGGATGCGGACCGTGCCGTGTCCGGTGTTGAGGTTGGTGTGCGAGTAGCGGCCGTCGTAGAACAGCGTCTGCCACTGGCGCACCATCCCGAGCGAGGAGTTGTTGATTACCGCGACCTTGATCGGGATGTTGTTGATCGCGCACGTGGCGAGTTCCTGATTGGTCATCTGGAAGCAGCCGTCGCCGTCGATCGCCCACACGACCCGGTCGGGCTCGGCGACCTTCGCGCCCATCGCGGCGGGTACGGAGTAGCCCATCGTGCCGGCTCCGCCGGAGTTGAGCCATGCGTTCGGACGCTCGTACTTGATGAACTGCGCCGCCCACATCTGGTGCTGTCCGACACCGGCGGCGAAGACGCCCTCCGGGCCGGTGAGCTCGCCGATCCGCTGGATGACATACTGGGGCGCCATGAGTCCGTCAGTGGGCTGCGCGTAGCCGAGGGGGAACTCGGTGCGCAGGCCGTCGAGGTAGGACCACCACTCCTCGGTGTCGGGCCCGGCGGCGGACACCTGGGTCCGGAATGCGGCCTCGAGGTCCACGAGGACCTCCTTCAGGTCACCCACGATCGGCACGTCGGCCGTGCGGATCTTGCCGATCTCGGCAGGGTCGATGTCCACGTGCACCACCTTCGCGTGCGGAGCGAACAGCGCCGCTTTGCCGGTCACGCGGTCGTCGAAGCGCGCGCCCAGCGACACGAGCAGGTCGGCCTCCTGCAGGGCGAGCACCGCGGGCACCGTGCCGTGCATGCCGGGCATGCCGAGCTGCTGCGGGTGCGAGTCCGGGAAGGCGCCGCGCGCCATCAGGGTCGTGACCACCGGAGCGCCGGTCGCTTCGGCGAGGGCCAGGAGCTCAGCGGATGCCTGCGAGCGGATCACACCGCCGCCGACGTACAGCACCGGCTTCTTCGCCTCGGCGAGCAGCTGTGCCGCCGCGAGGATCTGCTTGCCGTGCGCCTTCGTGACCGGACGGTAGCCGGGCAGATCGATCTTCGGCGGCCAGACGAAGGGCACCTCCGCCTGCTGCGCGTCCTTCGTGATGTCCACGAGCACGGGCCCCGGACGACCGGTTCCGGCGATCTCGAATGCCGCGGCGATCGCGCCCGGGATCTCGGAGGCGTCCTTCACGAGGAACGAGTGCTTGGTGATCGGCATCGTGATGCCGACGATGTCGGCCTCCTGGAAGGCGTCCGTTCCCATCAGGGTCGAGAACACCTGACCGGTGATGCAGACGATCGGGACGGAGTCCATGTAGGCGTCCGCGATCGCGGTGACGAGGTTCGTCGCCCCGGGACCGGACGTCGCGATCGCGACGCCGATCTTGTTGGACGCCGCGGCATAGCCCTCGGCGGCGTGTCCGGCGCCCTGCTCGTGGCGAACGAGGATGTGACGCAGCTCGGAGCTGTCCATGAGCGGGTCGTAGACCGGAAGGATCGCGCCGCCGGGCAGACCGAACACGTCGGTCACACCCAGCAGTTCGAGCGAACGGACGACCGCCTGCGCGCCCGTGAGCACGGGCGCCGAAGCGGTGCGAGCGGGGGGCCGGGGAACGGCCGTGGCGGTTTCGGCGGGCATGATGATGGTCCTCTGTCGGGGATGAAAGAGCAGGAAGTCGGGCCTATCCCGTGACCGCGCCCTCCGCAGCGGAGCGCACGAGCTTGGAGTACTTGGCCAGGACGCCACGGGTATAGCGCGGAGGAAGCGGCTCCCAGCCGGAGCGGCGGGAGTCAAGCTCAGCCTCATCGACGAGTAGGTCGAGAGTGCGAGCCGCGATATCGACCCGTATCAGATCACCATCGCGCACGAAGGCGATCGGACCTGCGTCCACCGCTTCGGGTGCTATGTGGCCGATGCACAGGCCGGTTGTGCCGCCTGAGAATCTGCCGTCTGTCAAGAGTAGTACATCTTTTCCGAGCCCCGCGCCCTTGATGGCGGCGGTCACGGCCAGCATCTCGCGCATGCCGGGGCCGCCCTTGGGGCCCTCGTAGCGGATCACGACGACATCGCCGGCCGAGATCTCGCCCGCTTCCAGCGCATCCATCGCGGCGCGTTCGCGTTCGAAGACGCGCGCCGGACCCTCGAACACGTCGGAGTCGAAGCCCGCTGACTTGACGACCGCGCCCTCGGGCGCGATCGAGCCGTGCAGGATCGTGATGCCGCCCTTCTCGTGGATCGGGTTGTCGAAGGAGTGGATGACGGTGCCGTCCACCGGGTCGGGGTTCAGGTCAGCGAGGTTCTCCGCGAGCGTCTTGCCGGTCACCGTGAGCGCATCGCCGTGGAGCAGTCCCTCGTCGAGCATCGCCTTCATGATGACGGGGATGCCGCCGTGGCGGTCGACGTCGTTCATGACGTACTGCCCGAAGGGCTTCATGTCCGCCACGTGCGGCACCTTGTCGCCGATGCGGTTGAAGTCGTGGAGAGTGAGTTCGACCTCGGCCTCGTTCGCGATCGCGAGCAGGTGCAGCACGACGTTCGTCGATCCGCCGAGCGCCATCGCGAGGGCGATCGCGTTCTCGAATGCCTCCGGCGTCAGGATGTCCCGCGTCGTGATGCCGAGCTTGAGCAGGTTGACCACGGCCTCACCCGAGCGGTGGGCGAAATAGTCGCGGCGGCGGTCGGCGGCGGGCGGCGCCGCGGAGCCGGGCAGACTCAGACCGAGCGCCTCGGCGACGGAGGCCATCGTGTTGGCCGTGTACATCCCGCCGCACGCGCCTTCGCCCGGCGCGATCGCGCACTCGATGCGCTTGAGGTCCTCCTGGCTCATCTTCCCCGCGAGGCACGCTCCGACCGCCTCGAACGAGTCGATGATCGTGACGTCCTTCTCGGTGCCGTCGGAGAGCTTCACCCAGCCCGGCGCGATCGATCCGGCGTAGAGGAAGACGCTGGACAGGTCCAGGCGCGCGCTGGCCATCAGCATCCCCGGGATGGACTTGTCGCAGCCGGCCAGCAGCACGGTGCCGTCCAGGCGCTCGGCCATCACGACCGTCTCGACGGAGTCGGCGATGACCTCGCGGCTCACGAGCGAGAAATGCATGCCCTCGTGACCCATCGAGATGCCGTCCGACACCGAGATCGTTCCGAACTGCAGCGGATAGCCGCCGCCCGAGTGCACGCCCTCCTTCGCACCCTGCGCGAGGCGATCGAGGCTCAGGTTGCAGGGGGTGATCTCGTTCCAGCTGGAGGCGATGCCGATCTGCGGCTTGTCCCAGTCGGCGTCCCCCATGCCGACGGCGCGGAGCATGCCTCGCGACGTCGTGGCTTCGATGCCGTCCGTGACGACACGGCTGCGGGGTTTGATGTCGATGGAGTTCTCAGGACCGGGCATCCTGAAAGTCTATTGCCGCGACGATGCCCGCATCCGTGCCAGCGCGCTCAACGCGTCGGCCAATTCTTGGATGCTTCCGACACGCACCGAAGCCGCCGTCTGGCCGTCGCCGACGCGGATGCCGAGATCGGCATCCCCGAGGCTCGCCAGTGCGTCCTCGTCCGTGACGTCGTCTCCCGCGAACAGCACCGCGGTCGCGCCGAGCCGCTCGCGCAGCGCCGCGATGGCGGAGTCCTTGCCCTCGTGGCGGAAGGAGTACTCGACGATGTTGTGGCCGGTGCGGCGCCGCCAGTGCGGCGCCCGTTCGGCCACGAGCCGGTCGGCGGCGTCGCGTGCGGTGGCGGCGTCCGCGGCGCTCGCGACGCGGGTGTGGATGCCGAATCCGTACGTCTTCGGCTCGACCCACACTCCGTCCAGGTCCGCCAACCGCGAGGTGAGCTCTTCGCGGAGCGCGTCGCGGAGCGCGTCGGCCGCCGCGTCGCCGGCGGTGGCCACCTGTCCTTCGCCGGGCACCCAGAATTCGGCCCCGTGCGATCCGGCGAGGTACACGGGCGAGTCGTCGCCGTGCTCCGCGATCTCCCGCAGATCGTGCAGGCTCCGGCCCGAGACGAAGGCGACCGGCGTATCCGCAAGGTCTGCCAGCGCTGCGACGGCGGCCGCCGCCTCCGGCAGCGCCCGAGCACTCATCGGGTCGTCCTCGAGCGGAGCGAGCGTGCCGTCGAAGTCGAGTGCGACCAGGAGCCGATCGGATGCCGCGACCCGGGCCAGTGCGCCGTGGAGGGACCCGCCGCTCACGCGTCGACTCCGGACCGGCCCGCGCCGTGGAACTGCGCGAGTGCCTCCAGGAATTCGCGGGACCAGTCCTCGACGCTGTGTTCGAGCACTCGGCGCCGCGCCGCGCGCATGCGTCGCCCCTGCTCGGCGGGCGCCATCTCGACCGCGCGCATCATGGCCTCCTTGAGGCCCTCGATGTCGTGCGGATTGACCCGCAGGGCGGTGCCGAGTTCATCGGCGGCGCCGGCGAATTCGCTCAGGATCAGGACGCCGCGGTTGTCCACCCGGGACGCGACGTATTCCTTCGCCACGAGGTTCATGCCGTCGCGCAGGGCCGTCACGAGCATGACGTCGGCCGCGAGGAACAGGGCGACCATCTCCTCGCGCGGGTAGGCCTGATGGAGATAGCGGATCGCCGTGTGCCCCATCGTGTCGAAATCGCCGTTGATGCGTCCGACCGTGAGTTCGATCTCGTCGCGCAACTGAATGTAGGCGGCGACGCGCTCGCGGCTGGGGCTCGCGACCTGCACGAGCGTGACGTCGTCGACGCTGAGCTTCTCGTCGGTCAGCAGCTCGCCGAACGCCTTCAGGCGATGACGGATCCCCTTGGTGTAGTCGAGACGGTCGACGCCGAGGAAGATGCGCTTCGGATTGCCGAGGCTCTCGCGGATCTCACGGGCGCGGGCCTGCACGTCGTCACGGTGTGCGAGCTCGATGTAGGAGGTCGCGTCGATCGAGATGGGGAAGGCCTTCGCGAGGGCACGGCGGGTCGTGCCGTCCTTCTCGGGTACGACGATGCCGGAGGCCTTCGTCTCGTACCGCAGCTGACGGCGCACGGCACGGGCGAAGTTGCCGGCGTCCGCGACGCGCTGGAAGCCGATGACGTCGGCGCCGAGCAGGCCCTCCAGCACCTGCCGACGCCACGGCAGCTGCGAGTACAGACCGTATGCGGGGAACGGAATGTGGTGGAAGTAGCCGATGACCAGATCCGGCCGCAGATCGCGCAGCATCCGCGGCACGAGCTGCAGTTGGTAGTCCTGTACCCACACCGTGGCTCCCGGCTCCGCCGCGTCGGCGGCCGCCTGCGCGAAGCGGCGGTTCACCCGGACGTACGACTCCCACCAGACTCTCTTGTAGCGCGGTTCGGCGATCACGTCGTGGTACAGCGGCCAGATCGTGTCGTTCGAGAAACCCTCGTAGTACAGCTCCACGTCCTCCGCGCTCAGCGTGACGGGCACGAGCATCGTGCCGTCGAACTCGAACGGGTCCAGATCGACGTCGGGCTGACCGGCCCAGCCCACCCACGCGCCGTCGGCCTTCTTCATCACCGGTTCCAGCGCGGTCACCAGGCCACCGGGAGAACGACGCCACTCCCCCTCTCCGGCGTCGGAGACGCGGTCCACCGGGAGGCGGTTGGCGACGACGACGAACTCGGCCTTGTGCACGGAGGACTCCTGACTCGGGGGCTTCCCAGGCTAACAGCGGGCTGTCAAGGGGCCGTGGGGGTTGCGGTCAGCCGATAGCGTTGTCGGCATGCGCAAGTACCTCTTCGGAACCGGGCTCGTCAGCGCCGTCATGGGCGGCGTCACTCTGCTGCGGAGCCTGCGCAGCGAGGAGACGTTCACGTGGCGGACGGCGCTCGCGTGGCTCAGCTGGGGCATCACCCTCGCCCTCGCGATCGGCTCCGTCGTCGACACCCGCCGTGCGTCCCGCGGCAAGCTCATCGCGACGGACTCCCCCGTCGACGACAATCGCACGGACCTGCTCAAGAAGCGGATCCGCCGCTGACCTCCAGGTCGATCTCGTAGTGCACGAACCCGGTGTCGACGGCCACCCGGTCATAGAGTCGACGCGCGCGGGCATTCGTGCGCTGAGTGAGCCAATAGACCTTCGGGCTGCCGTTCTCCCGTGCCCACTCCCGGACGTGCGCGATCAGCGACTCGCCCGCTCCGGTACCGCGCGCGTCGGGATGGACGAACAGATCCTCCAGGTAGCAATACGGACCGTCCGACCACGTGGACGGGTGCGTGAGCCAGTGCACGAAACCCAGGGCCGCGCCCGCTTCGTCGCGGATGAGGGCGCCGTGCACGGCGTCGTCCGCTGACACGAGCCGTGCGAACGTCAGCTCGTTCTGCGCGTCGGTGAGCTCGGTCTCATAGAACTCGAGGTACGCCCGCCAGAGCGGCATCCATTCGTCGTGATCTTCCGGGGCGAGCGGCGCAATCGCGGACATGGTGGCGAGAGTAGTCGCTCAGCGGGTGAGGATGAGCGCGTCCCCCTGGCCGCCGCCGCCGCACAGGGCCACGGCCGCGGTGCCCGACCCGCGCCGGACGAGTTCGTGCACCGCGTGAACGACGAGCCGGTTTCCGGACGCACCGATCGGGTGCCCGATCGCGATGCCGCCACCGTGGATGTTCACCACGTCATCCGAGAGCCCGAGCTCGCGCTGCGACTGAGCGACGACCGCGCCGAAGGCCTCGTTGATCTCGACGACGTCCAGATCGGAGGCGGTGATGCCCTGCTTGCCGAGCGCCTTCTCGATCGCGCGCGCGGGTTGCGCGTGCAGCGAATTGTCGGGGCCGGCCACCTGACCGGATGCGCCGATCACGGCGAGCACCTCCCACCCGTTCTCGTCCGCGTGCGAGCGCGTCGTCAGCACGACCGCCGATGCGCCGTCGGAGATCGGCGACGAGTTGCCGGCCGTGATCGAACCGCCCTGTGCGAACGCGGAACGCAGGCCCGCGAGCGTGTCGGTCGTCGTCTCCGGGCGGATGCCCTCGTCGCGCGTGAGCATGAGCGGATCCCCCTTGCGCTGCGGCACCTCGACCGGGACGATCTCCGTCTCGAACAGACCGGCCTCGTACGCAGCGGCCGCGCGCTGGTGGGAACGCGCCGCCACGGCGTCCTGGTCCGCTCGAGTCAGGCCGTAGCGATCGTTGAGCTGCTCGGTCGACAGGCCCATCGACACCTTGTCGTACGCGTCGGTGAGCCCGTCGAACGCCATGTGA is a window from the Microbacterium lacus genome containing:
- the ilvC gene encoding ketol-acid reductoisomerase; the protein is MAEIFYDADADLSLIQGKKVAIVGYGSQGHAHAQNLRDSGVEVAIALKEGSKSAPKAEEDGFAVKSVADATEWADVIMILAPDQHQRGIYTDSIKDKLTEGKTLAFAHGFNIRFGYIDAPEGVDVILVAPKAPGHTVRREFVAGRGIPDIIAVERDASGQAWDLALSYAKAIGGTRAGVIKTTFTEETETDLFGEQAVLCGGTSQLVQYGFETLVEAGYQPEIAYFEVLHELKLIVDLMWEGGIAKQRWSISDTAEYGDYVSGPRVLDATVKEHMKEVLGDIQSGAFAKRFIADQDAGAPEFLALREKGAAHPIEATGKELRSLFAWKQTDADYTEGSAAR
- the ilvN gene encoding acetolactate synthase small subunit, encoding MSTHVLSLLVEDKPGLLTRVAGLFARRGFNIESLAVGVTEVPGLSRITVVVDVDQLPLEQVTKQLNKLINVIKIVELDASASVQREHVLVKVRADNASRSNVLEVVNLFRASIVDYAPDALVIEVTGDKGKVEAFLKALEPFGIKELAQSGLLALGRGGKSITERVLRG
- a CDS encoding acetolactate synthase large subunit encodes the protein MPAETATAVPRPPARTASAPVLTGAQAVVRSLELLGVTDVFGLPGGAILPVYDPLMDSSELRHILVRHEQGAGHAAEGYAAASNKIGVAIATSGPGATNLVTAIADAYMDSVPIVCITGQVFSTLMGTDAFQEADIVGITMPITKHSFLVKDASEIPGAIAAAFEIAGTGRPGPVLVDITKDAQQAEVPFVWPPKIDLPGYRPVTKAHGKQILAAAQLLAEAKKPVLYVGGGVIRSQASAELLALAEATGAPVVTTLMARGAFPDSHPQQLGMPGMHGTVPAVLALQEADLLVSLGARFDDRVTGKAALFAPHAKVVHVDIDPAEIGKIRTADVPIVGDLKEVLVDLEAAFRTQVSAAGPDTEEWWSYLDGLRTEFPLGYAQPTDGLMAPQYVIQRIGELTGPEGVFAAGVGQHQMWAAQFIKYERPNAWLNSGGAGTMGYSVPAAMGAKVAEPDRVVWAIDGDGCFQMTNQELATCAINNIPIKVAVINNSSLGMVRQWQTLFYDGRYSHTNLNTGHGTVRIPDFVKLAEAYGCLAIRVEREEDVDAAIKLALETNDRPVVIDFVVSADAMVWPMVPQGVSNSFVQYARDHSPAFDQEA
- the ilvD gene encoding dihydroxy-acid dehydratase, yielding MPGPENSIDIKPRSRVVTDGIEATTSRGMLRAVGMGDADWDKPQIGIASSWNEITPCNLSLDRLAQGAKEGVHSGGGYPLQFGTISVSDGISMGHEGMHFSLVSREVIADSVETVVMAERLDGTVLLAGCDKSIPGMLMASARLDLSSVFLYAGSIAPGWVKLSDGTEKDVTIIDSFEAVGACLAGKMSQEDLKRIECAIAPGEGACGGMYTANTMASVAEALGLSLPGSAAPPAADRRRDYFAHRSGEAVVNLLKLGITTRDILTPEAFENAIALAMALGGSTNVVLHLLAIANEAEVELTLHDFNRIGDKVPHVADMKPFGQYVMNDVDRHGGIPVIMKAMLDEGLLHGDALTVTGKTLAENLADLNPDPVDGTVIHSFDNPIHEKGGITILHGSIAPEGAVVKSAGFDSDVFEGPARVFERERAAMDALEAGEISAGDVVVIRYEGPKGGPGMREMLAVTAAIKGAGLGKDVLLLTDGRFSGGTTGLCIGHIAPEAVDAGPIAFVRDGDLIRVDIAARTLDLLVDEAELDSRRSGWEPLPPRYTRGVLAKYSKLVRSAAEGAVTG
- the otsB gene encoding trehalose-phosphatase, whose protein sequence is MSGGSLHGALARVAASDRLLVALDFDGTLAPLEDDPMSARALPEAAAAVAALADLADTPVAFVSGRSLHDLREIAEHGDDSPVYLAGSHGAEFWVPGEGQVATAGDAAADALRDALREELTSRLADLDGVWVEPKTYGFGIHTRVASAADAATARDAADRLVAERAPHWRRRTGHNIVEYSFRHEGKDSAIAALRERLGATAVLFAGDDVTDEDALASLGDADLGIRVGDGQTAASVRVGSIQELADALSALARMRASSRQ
- a CDS encoding alpha,alpha-trehalose-phosphate synthase (UDP-forming), with protein sequence MHKAEFVVVANRLPVDRVSDAGEGEWRRSPGGLVTALEPVMKKADGAWVGWAGQPDVDLDPFEFDGTMLVPVTLSAEDVELYYEGFSNDTIWPLYHDVIAEPRYKRVWWESYVRVNRRFAQAAADAAEPGATVWVQDYQLQLVPRMLRDLRPDLVIGYFHHIPFPAYGLYSQLPWRRQVLEGLLGADVIGFQRVADAGNFARAVRRQLRYETKASGIVVPEKDGTTRRALAKAFPISIDATSYIELAHRDDVQARAREIRESLGNPKRIFLGVDRLDYTKGIRHRLKAFGELLTDEKLSVDDVTLVQVASPSRERVAAYIQLRDEIELTVGRINGDFDTMGHTAIRYLHQAYPREEMVALFLAADVMLVTALRDGMNLVAKEYVASRVDNRGVLILSEFAGAADELGTALRVNPHDIEGLKEAMMRAVEMAPAEQGRRMRAARRRVLEHSVEDWSREFLEALAQFHGAGRSGVDA
- a CDS encoding GNAT family N-acetyltransferase translates to MSAIAPLAPEDHDEWMPLWRAYLEFYETELTDAQNELTFARLVSADDAVHGALIRDEAGAALGFVHWLTHPSTWSDGPYCYLEDLFVHPDARGTGAGESLIAHVREWARENGSPKVYWLTQRTNARARRLYDRVAVDTGFVHYEIDLEVSGGSAS
- a CDS encoding acetyl-CoA C-acetyltransferase → MTTEDIVIVAAARTPQGRLKGQLSSFTAPQLGSLAIAGALARGGVPVDAVDAVLVGQVLPAGSGQNAARQAAIGAGIPWSVHAASINKVCLSGLTAIIDGARMIRTGDATVVVAAGMESMTRAPHLLMGSREGWQYGTVEVLDHMAFDGLTDAYDKVSMGLSTEQLNDRYGLTRADQDAVAARSHQRAAAAYEAGLFETEIVPVEVPQRKGDPLMLTRDEGIRPETTTDTLAGLRSAFAQGGSITAGNSSPISDGASAVVLTTRSHADENGWEVLAVIGASGQVAGPDNSLHAQPARAIEKALGKQGITASDLDVVEINEAFGAVVAQSQRELGLSDDVVNIHGGGIAIGHPIGASGNRLVVHAVHELVRRGSGTAAVALCGGGGQGDALILTR